The following proteins are co-located in the Paludibaculum fermentans genome:
- a CDS encoding ATP-binding protein: MSNLENPKNVIVDEYLESSLDSVDSSEERAKVAAEQVGLPEDDAYQVGYAVREAMVNAIVHGNRYSANKRVHFVLSRTESSIQVLIEDEGTGFLPERQADPLAEENLLSQSGRGIMIIRSFVDEFVIEKAEHGGTRVVLRKTIPPGT; encoded by the coding sequence ATGAGCAACCTGGAGAATCCTAAAAACGTGATCGTGGACGAGTACCTCGAATCGAGCTTGGACAGCGTCGATTCCAGCGAGGAACGGGCCAAGGTCGCCGCCGAGCAAGTTGGCTTGCCGGAGGACGACGCATATCAGGTTGGTTACGCTGTCAGGGAAGCCATGGTCAACGCAATCGTCCATGGCAACCGTTACAGCGCAAACAAGCGTGTGCACTTCGTACTAAGCCGTACGGAATCCTCCATCCAGGTTCTGATTGAGGACGAGGGAACGGGCTTCCTGCCCGAACGCCAGGCCGATCCGCTGGCGGAAGAGAACTTGCTTAGCCAATCAGGCCGCGGCATCATGATCATCCGTTCCTTTGTGGACGAGTTCGTGATTGAGAAGGCGGAGCACGGCGGTACCCGGGTTGTGCTCCGGAAAACGATTCCTCCGGGAACTTAA
- a CDS encoding TonB-dependent receptor, with the protein MNHVRSVAVVTLLLCVLSLGAFAQSDNSTANGVVRDPSSAVVPNAKITLKNQANGLTREVKTNESGNFVIPTIPSGMYTLTVEAAGFKKYESKDNKVDPNLPASFDVALQVGQASEVVEVTATAAALQTESGAVGRIVEGRQLADLQLNGRNPIFLALLKPGVRGTNLGGFSYGMDQAGLSINGSRTQDNLITYDGAVAVRTRSNGTSIGSADLDTTAEVQIMTASFTAEYGRAAGGQIRVVSKSGTSQFHGSAYEYFRNSAIDANTWSRNRNPSTNVVAPLRFNQFGYNTSGPVFVPGKLNKDRSKLFFTWSQEWTKHRREDTTLKVVPTAKMKAGDFSELLVPTAFFGSAQIVKDPANGNAPFAGNIVPKNRQSANGMALLAVFPAANLAVPQGANNWYGVGGHPTDQRKDSIGIDFLPTQKDSIKFRGMLFHYLDVSPFPTGFALAQQTFDRPNQTSSLNWTHSFSPTLINETLITASRDQVFIRMTDTPAFNRTTYGINYPYVYPAGKDRPNKLPAVAIPGFSEYTGTPYPSNSTGPIYSISNNITKILNNHTIKAGFAFERAGQNDYDQINVNGVPGGTNNQNGRFEFSNTRSGGSGVGLGDAALGLFNNYAEIGTRSFTPYRGNMYEWFVQDSWKATDKLKIELGVRHTIVIPYSSLWGNMTVFDPKYYDKSKAVTVDLRTGNPIAGSGDPYNGIVIPGSSWPDSAKGRVPAATDASLQYLFRGGQEPKYYSNIDYGNFQPRIGVAYSLNPKTVIRGGAGKYTTRLGVSDSVFLGGNPPLQPIASIPTGLVDNPGGGSLASFPISVTTQAKVFHMPQSYTWNLTVEREIGFNTVLDVSYVGRRGLFGQREKNINQAALGAVQNNVGINVNALRPYLGYGPIRETFNDANMKYNSLQIGVNRRFSNGLSYGLGYTLSKCMDDGSAQRDIVPNAYDAHNLWGPCTNDTRHVWVLNYIYDLPFFKNSGRALKTIAGGWKISGVTQFQTGTPNTVATGDDFAGVGPGSGSQIWNVTGNPQLGNGEKAFMANAGDPNYWFNGKRDAAGNLLAFAKPGDKTFVSGNFRSLIYNPGIQFWNIGVFKSFAITEKQSFLIRAEGFNFINHPNWGGADYNPTSGTFGKITGKTDDRRNMQISLRYSF; encoded by the coding sequence ATGAACCATGTGCGTTCTGTGGCAGTGGTGACACTGCTTCTTTGCGTTCTCAGTTTGGGCGCATTCGCACAATCGGACAACTCCACCGCAAACGGTGTTGTCCGCGACCCATCTTCGGCAGTAGTACCTAACGCCAAGATCACCCTCAAGAACCAAGCCAACGGCCTGACTCGTGAAGTCAAGACTAACGAGTCCGGCAACTTCGTCATCCCGACCATCCCTTCCGGCATGTACACCCTCACCGTCGAGGCGGCCGGTTTCAAGAAGTATGAATCCAAGGACAACAAGGTCGACCCCAACCTGCCCGCCAGCTTTGATGTGGCGCTGCAAGTTGGCCAGGCTTCGGAAGTCGTCGAAGTAACCGCCACGGCGGCTGCTCTGCAGACGGAATCCGGCGCTGTCGGCCGCATCGTGGAAGGCAGACAACTGGCGGATCTCCAGTTGAATGGCCGCAACCCCATCTTCCTGGCTCTGTTGAAACCCGGCGTGCGCGGCACTAACCTGGGTGGCTTCAGCTACGGTATGGATCAAGCCGGCCTTTCGATCAACGGTTCGCGTACCCAGGACAACCTCATCACTTATGATGGCGCTGTCGCTGTCCGCACCCGCTCGAACGGCACGTCCATCGGTTCCGCCGATCTCGACACGACCGCTGAAGTGCAGATCATGACCGCGTCGTTCACCGCCGAATATGGCCGTGCGGCCGGCGGCCAGATCCGCGTTGTCAGCAAGAGCGGCACCAGCCAGTTCCATGGTTCCGCCTACGAGTACTTCCGCAACTCCGCCATCGATGCCAACACCTGGTCCCGGAATCGCAACCCCTCCACGAACGTCGTGGCGCCGCTGCGCTTCAACCAGTTTGGTTACAACACCAGCGGACCGGTCTTCGTCCCCGGAAAACTGAATAAGGACCGCAGCAAGCTGTTCTTCACCTGGTCGCAAGAATGGACCAAGCATCGCCGCGAAGACACAACCCTGAAGGTTGTGCCGACCGCTAAGATGAAGGCTGGCGACTTCAGCGAACTGCTGGTGCCCACGGCCTTCTTCGGCTCCGCACAGATCGTTAAGGACCCCGCCAACGGCAACGCTCCATTTGCCGGCAACATCGTCCCCAAGAACCGGCAGAGCGCGAACGGCATGGCGCTGCTCGCGGTGTTCCCGGCCGCCAACCTCGCGGTGCCCCAGGGCGCCAACAACTGGTATGGCGTCGGCGGCCACCCCACCGACCAGCGCAAGGACAGCATCGGGATCGACTTCCTGCCTACCCAGAAGGACTCCATCAAGTTCCGTGGAATGCTCTTCCACTACCTGGATGTCTCCCCCTTCCCCACGGGCTTCGCACTGGCCCAGCAGACCTTCGATCGTCCCAACCAGACGTCTTCGCTGAACTGGACGCATAGCTTCAGCCCGACGCTGATCAACGAAACCCTGATCACGGCCAGCCGCGACCAGGTGTTCATCCGCATGACGGACACGCCGGCCTTCAACCGTACGACCTACGGCATCAACTATCCGTACGTCTACCCCGCCGGCAAGGACCGTCCCAACAAGCTGCCCGCCGTGGCCATCCCTGGCTTCAGCGAGTACACCGGTACCCCGTACCCCTCGAACTCCACGGGCCCGATCTACTCGATCAGCAACAACATCACGAAGATTCTGAACAACCACACCATCAAAGCGGGCTTCGCGTTTGAACGTGCGGGTCAGAACGATTACGACCAGATCAACGTCAACGGCGTCCCTGGCGGAACCAACAATCAGAATGGCCGCTTCGAGTTCAGCAATACCCGTTCCGGCGGCTCCGGCGTGGGCCTCGGCGACGCGGCTCTCGGCCTGTTCAACAACTACGCTGAAATCGGCACCCGCAGCTTCACTCCCTACCGCGGCAACATGTACGAATGGTTCGTCCAGGATTCCTGGAAAGCCACCGACAAGTTGAAGATCGAGTTGGGCGTCCGCCACACCATCGTGATCCCCTACTCCTCACTGTGGGGCAACATGACGGTGTTCGACCCCAAGTACTACGACAAGTCGAAGGCTGTCACTGTCGATCTGAGGACGGGCAACCCGATTGCCGGCAGCGGCGATCCCTACAACGGCATCGTGATTCCGGGCAGCAGCTGGCCGGATTCCGCCAAGGGCCGTGTGCCCGCCGCGACCGACGCGTCGCTGCAATACCTGTTCCGTGGCGGTCAGGAGCCGAAGTACTACTCCAATATCGACTACGGCAACTTCCAGCCCCGCATTGGTGTCGCTTACTCGCTGAACCCCAAGACCGTGATCCGCGGCGGCGCCGGCAAGTATACGACGCGCCTCGGCGTCAGCGACTCGGTGTTCCTCGGTGGCAACCCCCCGCTGCAGCCCATCGCCTCGATTCCCACCGGCCTGGTGGACAACCCGGGCGGCGGCTCCCTGGCGAGCTTCCCGATCAGCGTCACGACGCAGGCCAAGGTGTTCCATATGCCTCAGTCCTACACGTGGAACCTGACCGTGGAGCGCGAAATCGGCTTCAACACGGTTCTCGACGTTTCTTACGTCGGCCGTCGTGGTCTGTTTGGCCAGCGTGAAAAGAACATCAACCAGGCCGCCCTGGGCGCTGTTCAGAACAACGTGGGCATCAACGTCAACGCCCTCCGTCCGTACCTCGGCTACGGCCCCATCCGCGAGACCTTCAACGATGCCAACATGAAGTACAACAGTCTTCAGATTGGCGTCAACCGCCGCTTCAGCAATGGCCTCAGCTACGGCTTGGGCTACACGCTCTCCAAGTGCATGGACGACGGCAGCGCGCAGCGCGACATCGTGCCCAACGCTTACGACGCCCACAATCTCTGGGGCCCCTGCACGAACGACACCCGCCACGTCTGGGTGCTCAACTACATCTACGACCTGCCGTTCTTCAAGAACTCCGGCCGCGCCCTCAAGACCATCGCGGGCGGCTGGAAGATCAGCGGCGTCACCCAGTTCCAGACCGGTACCCCGAACACCGTTGCCACCGGCGACGACTTCGCAGGCGTCGGCCCTGGTTCCGGCAGCCAAATCTGGAACGTCACTGGCAACCCGCAGCTCGGCAACGGTGAGAAGGCATTCATGGCCAACGCCGGTGATCCGAACTATTGGTTCAACGGCAAACGCGACGCCGCCGGCAATCTGCTGGCCTTCGCCAAGCCCGGCGACAAGACGTTCGTCTCCGGCAACTTCCGCAGCCTCATCTACAACCCCGGTATCCAGTTCTGGAACATCGGCGTGTTCAAGTCGTTCGCCATCACGGAGAAGCAGAGCTTCCTCATCCGCGCGGAAGGCTTCAACTTCATCAACCACCCCAACTGGGGCGGTGCTGATTACAACCCGACCAGCGGCACGTTCGGCAAGATCACCGGCAAGACCGATGACCGCCGCAACATGCAGATCAGCCTGCGGTACAGCTTCTAA
- a CDS encoding response regulator, which yields MPAAKIRSVIIAEELALFRDGIAALCELSGRFHVVGCTSDGEQAWKLLEEKTPDVVLVDLQIPQLHSLEIAKRLTEPGDGMRPVPTRCVILAMRRDRKTVLEVLRAGAQGYLLKTSTGAQLVDCLEQVIEGGIYVSPAVDVQSLFAPEKRGMVEDPISRLSAREFQVFSLLVEGVRAKEIAARLQLSPKTVDTYRSNLMKKLDIHDIPGLVKFAIQHQIIPA from the coding sequence ATGCCTGCCGCCAAGATCCGCAGTGTCATCATCGCCGAGGAGCTCGCGCTGTTTCGCGACGGCATCGCCGCGCTGTGCGAGCTCTCCGGCCGTTTTCACGTGGTAGGCTGCACCTCGGACGGCGAGCAGGCCTGGAAGCTGCTCGAAGAGAAAACCCCCGACGTCGTCCTTGTTGACCTTCAGATTCCCCAGCTCCATTCCCTCGAAATTGCAAAGCGGCTGACTGAGCCGGGTGACGGCATGCGCCCGGTACCGACTCGTTGCGTGATCCTGGCAATGCGCCGCGACCGCAAGACCGTGCTTGAGGTGCTGCGAGCCGGCGCGCAGGGTTATCTGCTGAAAACGAGCACCGGTGCCCAACTCGTCGATTGCCTCGAACAGGTCATTGAAGGGGGCATTTATGTCTCCCCCGCGGTGGATGTTCAAAGCCTGTTCGCACCCGAAAAACGTGGCATGGTGGAGGACCCCATCTCACGCCTGAGCGCCAGGGAGTTTCAGGTCTTCTCCCTTCTCGTGGAAGGGGTTCGCGCCAAAGAAATTGCGGCGCGGCTCCAGCTGAGTCCCAAAACCGTGGATACCTATCGGTCTAATCTGATGAAAAAATTAGACATCCACGACATTCCGGGCTTGGTCAAGTTTGCCATTCAGCATCAGATCATCCCCGCCTGA
- a CDS encoding response regulator transcription factor: protein MSKILVVDDDPNIRELVRIFLEPEGLDVFEACDGYDALARLETVKADMVILDVMMPNMDGWELCRRLRLAGDFPLLIITAKGETSQKVKGFQLGTDDYLVKPFEPVELVARVKALLKRYRVASSQTVQVGGLTMDRKTHEAAIAGRPLNLPLKEFELLFELASYAGKTLSRSKLIEDIWGYDFEGNERTLDVHINRLRERFPEAQAPFRIKTIRGLGYRLEAA from the coding sequence ATGAGCAAAATCCTGGTAGTCGACGACGATCCGAATATCCGAGAGCTGGTCAGGATCTTCCTGGAGCCGGAAGGCCTCGATGTCTTCGAAGCCTGTGATGGCTACGATGCCCTCGCCCGGCTCGAAACCGTCAAGGCCGACATGGTCATCCTGGATGTCATGATGCCCAACATGGATGGTTGGGAGCTATGCCGCCGCCTGCGCCTGGCTGGCGACTTTCCCCTGCTGATCATCACGGCCAAGGGCGAAACCAGCCAGAAGGTGAAGGGCTTTCAGCTGGGCACCGACGACTACCTTGTGAAACCCTTCGAACCCGTGGAACTCGTGGCCCGTGTCAAGGCTCTACTGAAGCGCTACCGGGTGGCCAGTTCCCAGACGGTGCAGGTCGGCGGCCTGACCATGGATCGCAAGACCCACGAGGCAGCGATCGCGGGCCGGCCGCTCAACCTACCGCTGAAGGAATTCGAACTTCTGTTCGAGCTGGCGAGCTACGCGGGCAAGACGCTTTCCCGGTCGAAGCTCATCGAGGATATCTGGGGCTACGACTTCGAGGGCAATGAACGCACCCTCGATGTTCACATCAACCGCCTCCGGGAACGCTTTCCCGAAGCCCAGGCGCCCTTCCGCATCAAGACCATCCGAGGACTCGGCTACCGCCTGGAGGCAGCCTGA
- a CDS encoding STAS domain-containing protein, with translation MSVKLTTRQVGDVTVIDAAGRITLGEGSSTFRDSIKDLTTKGHKKVLLNLADVSYIDSSGIGELVSGFTTVSNAGGNLKLLNLTKRIHDLLQITKLYTIFEVFDDEAKGLASFN, from the coding sequence GTGAGTGTAAAACTGACCACGCGCCAGGTTGGTGATGTAACTGTCATCGACGCCGCCGGCCGCATTACGTTGGGTGAGGGATCCTCCACCTTCCGTGACTCCATCAAGGATCTGACGACCAAGGGGCACAAGAAGGTGCTGCTCAACCTCGCCGATGTGAGCTACATCGACAGCTCCGGAATCGGTGAGCTGGTGAGCGGCTTCACGACCGTCTCCAACGCCGGTGGCAACCTGAAGCTGCTGAATCTGACCAAACGAATCCACGATCTTCTGCAGATCACCAAGTTGTACACGATTTTCGAAGTGTTCGACGACGAAGCAAAGGGACTGGCGAGCTTTAATTAG
- a CDS encoding TonB-dependent receptor, whose product MNRVRSGAMASILLCTLLQCAFPQSDNSTASGVVRDPSSAVVPNAKVVLKNQANGLTRESKTNESGNFVVPTIPSGMYTLTIELAGFKKYESKDNKIDASLPASFDVTLQVGSATEVVEVSATAAALQTESGAVGRLIEGKQLSDLQLNGRNPIFLALLKPGVRSGSMLSSFSYGMSQAGLSINGSRTQDVAIMYDGAPAVRTRSNGTSIGSADLDMTAEVQILTASYSAEYGRGAGGQVRVVSKSGTNQFHGTLYEYVRNQAFDANTWSRNRSASTNFAPSIHYNQYGYNLSGPVYIPKKWNEDKSKLFFVWSQEWVTHHRDSAGSKTVPTAAMRGGDFSELLSSNVFYNYKTVGVINDPTNGAPFAGNIIPKSRQSANGMGLLQVFPLPNYDVGTSTNFYSVALATTEQRKDSMSLDYLPTSKDSIKFRALLFHYVDTDPWGTNLLLTKKTTTRPNQTSSINWTRTLSPTLVNEFQVTASRDQVYLAMEDVPSFNRTTYGINYAYIYPNGKDRPNKLPAIDMTGFSTYTGSPYPSQSTGPIYTISNNITNIRGNHILKAGFMFERSGQNDYDQINVNGVPGGTDNQNGRFVFTHTRTGGSGLALGNAALGLFDTYAEIGQRSFTPYRHHMVEWFVQDSWKVNAKLKIEYGIRHSIIQPYYSLWNNMTIFDPKYYDTSKAVTIDASGNPVAGTGDLYNGIVIPGNGWPDAAKGRVNIAGNSAYDYLFRGGQEPRYYSNIDYLNFQPRLGMAYQISSKQVLRAGAGKFVTPLGVSDSVFLGGNPPLQPMASVSYGSVDSPGGGTAASFPLSVTTQAKEFHMPQSYTWNVNYEREVGFNTVLELAYVGRRSNFGQREKNINQAPLNSLYTNTSVNINAKRPYLGYGAIRETFNDANMTYNSAQINVNRRFANGLSFGLAYTYSKCMDDGSAQRDIVPNTYDAHNLWGPCTNDTRHLAVINYIYALPFFKNSRGLVKGIAGGWQISGVTQFQTGTPNTVATGDDIAGVGSGSGSQIWDVNGDPILPNDQKGIRLNSGDKIYWFRATTTGGAAMFTKPTQGTFTTQSNRDIIYNPGVQNWNLGIFKTFQINERHRVLLRGEAFSWLNHPNWNGADYTPTSSTFGMITSKADSQRQLQFSLRYSF is encoded by the coding sequence ATGAACAGAGTACGTTCAGGAGCGATGGCGTCCATACTCCTCTGCACCCTGCTTCAATGTGCATTCCCCCAGTCAGACAACTCGACAGCAAGTGGAGTTGTCAGAGATCCATCATCCGCGGTTGTTCCTAACGCGAAAGTTGTACTCAAGAATCAAGCTAATGGCTTGACCCGCGAGTCGAAAACGAACGAATCAGGTAACTTTGTAGTCCCGACTATTCCGTCAGGTATGTACACACTGACTATCGAACTGGCGGGTTTCAAGAAGTATGAGTCCAAGGACAACAAGATCGACGCCAGCCTGCCGGCCAGTTTCGACGTAACGCTGCAAGTAGGCTCGGCTACAGAAGTTGTGGAAGTTTCCGCCACGGCCGCAGCCCTGCAGACAGAGTCCGGCGCGGTAGGCCGGCTGATCGAAGGCAAGCAGTTGAGCGATCTGCAGCTCAACGGCCGCAACCCGATCTTCCTGGCCCTGTTGAAACCGGGTGTCCGCAGCGGCAGCATGCTGTCGAGCTTCAGCTATGGCATGAGCCAGGCGGGCCTCTCGATCAACGGTTCGCGCACACAGGATGTCGCCATCATGTACGACGGCGCGCCCGCCGTCCGCACCCGTTCGAACGGCACTTCCATCGGTTCCGCCGATCTCGACATGACTGCAGAGGTCCAGATCCTCACGGCCTCCTACTCGGCTGAGTACGGCCGCGGAGCGGGCGGCCAGGTGCGCGTGGTCAGCAAGAGCGGCACCAACCAGTTTCACGGCACGCTTTATGAGTACGTCCGCAACCAGGCATTCGACGCCAACACCTGGAGCCGCAACCGCAGCGCCTCCACGAATTTCGCGCCATCGATCCACTACAACCAGTACGGCTACAATCTGAGCGGCCCGGTCTACATCCCGAAAAAGTGGAACGAAGACAAAAGCAAGCTGTTCTTCGTCTGGTCGCAGGAATGGGTTACCCACCATCGCGACAGCGCGGGTTCCAAGACCGTCCCGACAGCAGCAATGCGTGGCGGCGACTTCAGCGAACTGCTTTCATCGAACGTGTTTTACAACTACAAAACCGTCGGTGTGATCAATGACCCCACCAACGGTGCCCCGTTCGCGGGGAACATCATCCCCAAGAGCCGGCAGAGCGCCAACGGCATGGGCCTGCTGCAAGTCTTCCCGCTGCCCAATTACGATGTCGGCACGAGCACCAACTTCTACAGCGTCGCCCTGGCCACCACGGAGCAGCGCAAGGACAGCATGAGCCTCGACTATCTGCCAACTTCAAAGGACTCGATCAAGTTCCGCGCCCTGCTGTTCCACTACGTCGATACGGATCCTTGGGGCACAAACCTGCTGTTGACGAAAAAGACCACCACGCGCCCCAACCAGACTTCTTCGATCAACTGGACACGCACCCTCAGCCCCACGCTGGTCAACGAGTTCCAGGTCACCGCCAGCCGAGACCAGGTGTATCTGGCGATGGAGGACGTGCCCTCCTTCAACCGGACGACCTACGGCATCAACTATGCCTACATCTATCCGAATGGGAAAGACCGCCCCAACAAGCTGCCAGCCATCGATATGACCGGCTTCTCCACTTATACGGGCAGCCCCTATCCCTCGCAATCGACCGGCCCTATCTACACCATCAGCAACAACATCACGAACATTCGCGGCAACCACATCCTGAAAGCCGGCTTCATGTTTGAACGCTCCGGCCAGAACGACTACGACCAGATCAACGTGAACGGCGTCCCCGGAGGCACCGACAATCAGAATGGCCGTTTCGTCTTCACCCACACCCGCACAGGCGGTAGCGGCCTCGCATTGGGCAACGCGGCCCTGGGCCTCTTCGACACCTACGCCGAGATTGGACAGCGCAGCTTCACGCCGTATCGCCACCACATGGTGGAGTGGTTCGTCCAGGACAGCTGGAAGGTCAACGCGAAGTTGAAGATCGAGTACGGCATCCGCCATTCGATCATCCAGCCTTACTACTCGCTGTGGAACAACATGACGATCTTCGACCCGAAGTATTACGACACCTCGAAGGCCGTCACGATCGATGCCAGCGGCAATCCCGTAGCCGGCACCGGCGATCTCTACAACGGCATCGTGATCCCAGGCAACGGCTGGCCGGACGCGGCCAAGGGTCGTGTGAACATCGCCGGCAACTCCGCCTACGACTATCTGTTCCGCGGCGGCCAGGAGCCCCGTTACTACTCGAACATCGATTACCTCAACTTCCAGCCCCGCCTCGGCATGGCCTACCAGATCTCCTCCAAGCAGGTTCTGCGCGCGGGCGCCGGCAAGTTCGTCACGCCACTGGGTGTGAGCGACTCGGTCTTCCTGGGCGGCAACCCGCCGCTGCAGCCGATGGCCTCTGTGTCCTACGGTTCGGTGGATAGCCCTGGCGGTGGTACGGCGGCAAGTTTCCCGCTCAGCGTCACCACCCAGGCCAAGGAGTTCCACATGCCTCAGAGCTACACGTGGAACGTCAACTACGAGCGGGAAGTCGGCTTCAACACGGTCCTTGAGCTCGCCTACGTCGGCCGCCGGTCCAACTTCGGCCAGCGGGAGAAGAACATCAACCAGGCTCCGCTCAACTCCCTCTACACCAACACCAGCGTGAACATCAACGCCAAGCGGCCCTATCTCGGTTATGGCGCGATCCGTGAGACGTTCAACGACGCCAACATGACCTACAACAGCGCCCAGATCAACGTGAACCGGCGCTTCGCCAATGGGCTCAGCTTCGGCCTGGCCTACACGTATTCAAAGTGCATGGACGACGGCAGCGCCCAGCGCGACATCGTTCCGAACACTTATGATGCCCACAACCTGTGGGGCCCCTGCACCAACGATACCCGCCACCTGGCCGTGATCAACTACATCTACGCCCTGCCGTTCTTCAAGAACAGCCGGGGTCTGGTGAAGGGCATCGCGGGCGGTTGGCAGATCAGCGGCGTCACCCAGTTCCAGACCGGCACTCCGAACACGGTCGCCACCGGCGACGACATCGCCGGCGTCGGCAGCGGCAGCGGTTCGCAGATCTGGGACGTCAATGGTGATCCCATCCTACCTAACGACCAGAAGGGCATCCGTCTCAACTCGGGCGACAAGATCTACTGGTTCCGCGCCACCACCACCGGCGGTGCGGCCATGTTCACCAAGCCCACCCAGGGCACGTTCACCACGCAGTCCAACCGTGACATCATCTACAACCCGGGTGTGCAGAACTGGAATCTCGGCATCTTCAAGACCTTCCAGATCAACGAGCGCCACCGGGTGCTGCTGCGCGGCGAAGCCTTCAGCTGGCTGAATCACCCGAACTGGAACGGCGCGGACTATACGCCAACGAGTTCCACCTTCGGCATGATCACCAGCAAGGCGGACAGCCAACGCCAGTTGCAGTTCAGCCTGCGCTACTCGTTCTAG
- a CDS encoding tetratricopeptide repeat protein yields MDRVTRHDLKTDKFVEEVGQTVHYVDEHRSEMIRYGGIALAVIVLAAGGWFFYQSRKAERQVALMHAVETYNAPIMPTPRDGVKSFTVQADKDKALSQELNDLATKYSGSEEAAAAVYMLGLNAADAAKLDEAERYLKRASEEGGAEYGSLAKLSLAQLYAGTGKQADAEKLLRGLIENPTMFVAKDQATLVLARIIAKTKPEEAKKLLEPLRTVNGPISRIAIQAIAEISSGK; encoded by the coding sequence GTGGACCGCGTCACCAGACATGATTTGAAGACCGACAAGTTCGTTGAGGAAGTCGGTCAAACTGTACATTACGTTGATGAGCACCGCTCCGAGATGATCCGCTACGGCGGCATCGCCTTGGCCGTCATTGTGCTCGCGGCAGGTGGCTGGTTCTTTTACCAGAGCCGCAAGGCGGAACGCCAGGTTGCCCTGATGCACGCGGTGGAAACCTACAACGCGCCCATCATGCCCACTCCCAGGGATGGCGTCAAGTCGTTCACTGTGCAGGCGGATAAGGACAAGGCCCTGAGCCAGGAACTGAACGATCTGGCCACGAAATACTCCGGTTCTGAAGAGGCTGCCGCCGCAGTCTACATGCTCGGCTTGAATGCCGCTGACGCCGCCAAACTCGACGAAGCAGAACGCTACCTGAAGCGCGCGTCTGAAGAGGGCGGCGCCGAGTACGGTTCCCTGGCTAAGTTGTCACTGGCCCAGTTGTACGCCGGCACCGGCAAGCAGGCTGATGCCGAGAAACTGCTGCGCGGGCTCATCGAGAACCCCACCATGTTCGTCGCCAAGGATCAGGCGACCCTGGTGCTGGCCCGCATCATCGCGAAAACCAAGCCGGAAGAAGCCAAGAAGCTGCTGGAGCCCCTGCGTACCGTAAATGGCCCGATCAGCCGCATTGCCATTCAGGCGATCGCCGAAATCTCTTCGGGGAAGTAA
- the dgt gene encoding dGTP triphosphohydrolase, which produces MSLERLRYPIDALRGRKYPEAPHRYRNEFQRDRDRIVHARAFRRLEDKTQVFGERLSDHFRNRLTHTIEVSQIARTLAVSLGLAEDFTEALALAHDIGHPPFAHAGEEALDRCMRAFGDSFDHNVHALHIVESFEVRYARFPGLNLTFEVREGMVKHSRDFAPGERVEFDEYLPGLRPPLEAQLIDLADEVAYNSADLDDGFSAGLFNMEEIGAALPHYAELAAEILYQFPGAPEKVRFQEVLRRLIDLLVSGLIEGTAQSVQSSGVDSVEDVRRYPHRLVTMTQAAADTNRGLKTFLYGHVYSSPALVEERVRACEGIERMFRFFLDHPDEMPDGHAERIGLMPAHRVVCDYIAGMTDGFFRRTAARLLA; this is translated from the coding sequence GTGAGCCTGGAACGGCTAAGGTACCCGATTGACGCCCTGAGGGGCCGCAAGTATCCCGAAGCGCCGCATCGCTACCGCAACGAGTTCCAGCGCGACCGCGACCGCATTGTCCATGCCCGCGCCTTTCGCCGCCTAGAGGACAAAACCCAGGTCTTCGGCGAACGGCTCAGCGATCATTTTCGCAATCGCCTCACACATACGATCGAAGTCTCCCAGATCGCCCGTACCCTTGCTGTTTCCCTGGGCTTGGCAGAGGACTTTACAGAGGCTCTCGCCCTCGCCCACGACATCGGCCATCCCCCCTTTGCCCATGCCGGAGAAGAGGCCCTGGATCGCTGCATGCGCGCGTTTGGCGACTCCTTCGATCACAACGTCCACGCCCTCCACATCGTAGAGAGCTTCGAAGTCCGGTATGCCCGGTTCCCCGGTCTCAACCTGACCTTCGAGGTACGGGAAGGCATGGTGAAACACTCCCGCGACTTCGCCCCTGGCGAACGTGTTGAGTTCGACGAATACCTGCCCGGCCTGCGGCCGCCCCTCGAGGCGCAACTCATTGATCTGGCTGACGAAGTTGCCTATAACAGTGCCGATCTCGATGACGGGTTCTCGGCCGGTCTCTTCAACATGGAGGAGATCGGCGCCGCCCTGCCGCACTACGCCGAACTGGCAGCGGAAATCCTATACCAGTTTCCCGGCGCACCGGAGAAAGTACGGTTTCAGGAGGTCCTGCGCCGCCTCATCGACCTGCTGGTGTCGGGTCTCATTGAGGGGACTGCACAGTCTGTGCAGTCGAGCGGCGTTGATTCCGTCGAGGATGTTCGCCGCTACCCTCATCGCCTGGTCACCATGACGCAGGCCGCCGCTGACACCAATCGCGGGCTCAAGACGTTCCTTTACGGCCACGTATACTCTTCCCCGGCGCTGGTGGAAGAACGAGTCCGCGCCTGCGAAGGCATTGAGCGAATGTTCCGGTTCTTCCTCGATCATCCCGATGAGATGCCGGATGGCCATGCCGAGCGCATCGGCCTGATGCCAGCGCACCGCGTCGTCTGCGACTACATCGCCGGCATGACCGATGGGTTCTTCCGCCGTACCGCGGCCCGCCTGCTGGCCTGA